Proteins encoded together in one Bacteroides ovatus window:
- a CDS encoding TonB-dependent receptor translates to MKEIIKHKFSYLLFFLLLVSCFASAYGQERTITLNLSKVPLNTALKEIEKQTSMSVVYNTNDVDINRVISIKVTKESLNNVMNQLFRGVNVSFSIVDNHIVLSAKSNKEEQQKKTPITASGTVTDSKGEPLIGVSILVKGTSNGTITDMDGNFKIQAAKGDVLEVSYIGYASQAITLTSAQPLKVTLGEDTQVLDEVVVTALGIKRATKALSYNVQEVKGDELTTVKSANFMNSLAGKVAGVNINASSSGVGGATRVVMRGTKSISSDNNALYVIDGVPIFNTNKGDTNGQYSAQPRGEGISDINPEDIESMSVLSGPAAAALYGSNAASGVILITTKKGKEGKARIIISNNSTFSNPFIMPEFQNSYINRAGSFASWGDKASSLFGTYEPKDFFNTGTNIQNNVSLSVGNEKNQTYLSVGTTNATGIIQNSKYDRYNFTFRNTTKFLKDKMTLDVGFSYIIQEDLNLMAQGEYFNPLPAVYLFPRGENFEAVRMYKTYDTTRKIDVQNWGWGDPGYSMKNNPYWVANEMNHGMKKQRYMANASLKYEILDWLDVTGRVRIDNATNDYSDKRNASTDLYFTNSSIYGFYKYYKADDRQAYADVMANINKRFGDLSLSANIGGSFTQTYYDERGFQGGLKDMSNVFSLYNMTTTLDKDTYPIESGYKQRTNSIFASAEIGWKSMLYMTLTGRNDWDSALINTEQSSFFYPSIGLSGVISEMVKLPKAITYLKVRGSFASVGAPIPKNLSSNKTYEWDPATSQWKLQTYRPLPKLYPERTNSWEAGLNAKFFNNSLSLEVTWYKANTRKQTFQVPLSGTAVYATMYAQSGNIENKGMEFSLGYNKSWGDFSWNSNLTFSFNKNKIVELLDDAVDDEGNHYSLSEIDKGGIGSAKVILRKGGSMGDMYVTNRLKRDNEGNVYIDKASQNVKKEDIKNSDEFIHIGSVLPKSNLGFRNDFSYKGISLGFMLAARFGGIVISPTQAVMDQFGVSKVTALARDNEGVPVNNGKVDPQTYYTEVGGISGLMSNYVYSATNVRLQELSVGYSLPAKWFNNKCNLSLSITGHNLWMIYNKAPFDPEATASTGTYYQGVDYFMQPSLRSWGFNVKIQF, encoded by the coding sequence ATGAAAGAAATTATAAAACACAAGTTTTCATACTTGTTATTCTTCCTTTTGTTGGTTTCGTGTTTTGCTTCAGCTTATGGGCAAGAACGAACGATCACTCTTAATCTATCGAAAGTACCCTTGAACACTGCTTTGAAAGAAATTGAGAAACAAACTTCAATGTCAGTAGTCTATAACACAAATGATGTCGATATAAATCGTGTCATATCTATCAAGGTAACAAAAGAATCTTTGAATAATGTAATGAATCAGTTATTCAGAGGAGTAAATGTCAGTTTTTCAATAGTAGATAATCATATTGTACTTTCTGCGAAGAGTAATAAAGAAGAGCAGCAGAAAAAAACACCAATTACTGCAAGTGGTACTGTTACTGATTCAAAAGGAGAACCATTGATTGGAGTTAGTATTTTGGTAAAAGGAACTTCAAATGGTACTATCACTGATATGGATGGAAATTTCAAAATACAAGCAGCTAAAGGTGATGTACTTGAAGTATCCTATATCGGTTATGCCTCCCAAGCAATCACGCTTACTAGTGCACAACCCTTGAAGGTTACTTTAGGAGAAGATACGCAGGTGTTGGACGAAGTAGTCGTTACTGCATTAGGTATCAAGCGCGCAACTAAAGCATTAAGCTATAATGTGCAAGAAGTAAAAGGTGATGAATTGACAACTGTAAAAAGTGCCAATTTTATGAACTCACTGGCTGGAAAGGTGGCTGGTGTTAATATCAATGCATCTTCATCCGGTGTTGGAGGGGCTACGCGTGTAGTTATGCGTGGTACCAAATCTATATCTTCAGACAATAATGCTTTATATGTAATTGATGGTGTTCCTATTTTTAATACAAATAAAGGTGACACTAACGGACAATATTCAGCCCAACCGAGAGGAGAGGGTATATCTGATATCAATCCGGAAGATATTGAAAGCATGTCTGTATTAAGTGGACCTGCTGCTGCGGCCTTGTATGGCTCTAATGCAGCGTCTGGTGTAATTTTAATTACTACAAAGAAGGGAAAAGAAGGTAAGGCACGAATTATTATTTCTAATAATTCTACTTTTTCCAATCCTTTTATAATGCCTGAATTCCAAAATTCTTATATAAACCGCGCAGGTTCCTTTGCTTCATGGGGAGATAAAGCGTCTTCCCTTTTCGGAACTTATGAGCCAAAAGATTTTTTCAATACAGGTACTAATATTCAGAATAACGTTTCTTTATCTGTTGGTAATGAAAAGAATCAAACTTATCTGTCTGTAGGTACTACTAATGCAACTGGTATCATTCAAAATAGCAAATATGACCGTTACAATTTTACCTTCAGAAATACAACAAAATTCCTGAAGGATAAAATGACATTAGATGTGGGTTTTAGCTATATTATTCAAGAAGATCTTAATCTAATGGCACAAGGTGAATATTTCAATCCACTACCAGCTGTATATCTGTTCCCGCGTGGCGAAAACTTTGAAGCTGTGAGGATGTATAAAACGTATGACACAACTCGTAAGATAGATGTACAGAACTGGGGATGGGGGGACCCTGGATACAGTATGAAAAATAATCCATATTGGGTGGCTAATGAGATGAACCATGGCATGAAAAAACAACGTTACATGGCTAATGCTAGTTTAAAATATGAAATTTTGGATTGGCTTGATGTGACAGGGCGCGTTCGCATTGATAATGCAACCAATGATTATTCAGATAAAAGAAATGCTTCTACTGATCTTTACTTTACTAATAGTTCTATTTATGGATTCTATAAGTACTATAAAGCTGACGATAGACAGGCTTATGCAGATGTGATGGCTAATATTAATAAACGCTTTGGTGACTTAAGTTTAAGTGCTAATATTGGCGGTAGTTTTACTCAAACTTATTATGACGAAAGAGGATTCCAAGGTGGTTTGAAAGATATGTCTAATGTTTTTAGTCTATATAATATGACTACAACTTTGGATAAAGATACTTATCCTATAGAAAGTGGATACAAACAACGCACCAACTCTATTTTTGCTAGTGCGGAAATTGGTTGGAAGAGTATGTTGTATATGACTTTAACCGGACGTAATGATTGGGATTCAGCATTGATTAATACAGAACAATCATCTTTCTTTTATCCATCAATAGGGCTTTCAGGAGTTATTTCCGAAATGGTAAAATTACCCAAAGCTATTACTTATTTGAAAGTACGCGGCTCATTTGCTTCAGTAGGTGCTCCTATTCCTAAGAATCTTTCTTCCAACAAAACGTATGAGTGGGACCCTGCGACTAGTCAATGGAAATTACAAACTTATCGTCCTTTGCCTAAACTTTATCCTGAACGTACTAATTCTTGGGAAGCTGGTTTGAATGCCAAATTCTTTAATAATAGTTTAAGTTTGGAAGTTACCTGGTATAAGGCTAATACTCGCAAACAAACATTCCAAGTTCCTTTATCAGGAACCGCTGTATATGCGACTATGTATGCGCAGTCTGGTAATATTGAGAATAAAGGTATGGAATTTTCTTTAGGGTACAATAAATCATGGGGAGATTTCTCGTGGAATTCAAATTTGACTTTTAGTTTTAATAAAAATAAGATTGTAGAACTCTTGGATGATGCAGTGGATGATGAAGGTAATCACTATAGTTTGAGTGAGATAGATAAAGGTGGCATTGGATCGGCTAAAGTTATTCTTCGTAAAGGAGGAAGCATGGGAGACATGTATGTCACTAATCGTTTGAAACGTGATAATGAAGGAAATGTATATATTGATAAAGCGAGCCAGAATGTGAAGAAAGAGGATATAAAGAATTCGGATGAATTTATTCATATTGGCTCTGTATTGCCTAAGAGCAATTTAGGCTTTAGAAATGATTTCTCTTATAAAGGCATTAGCTTGGGATTCATGCTTGCTGCCCGCTTTGGAGGTATTGTTATCTCACCAACACAAGCTGTAATGGATCAGTTCGGAGTATCTAAGGTCACAGCTTTAGCACGTGATAATGAAGGTGTTCCTGTAAATAATGGAAAAGTGGATCCCCAGACTTATTATACAGAAGTGGGTGGAATAAGTGGATTGATGTCTAACTATGTATATAGTGCTACTAATGTTCGTTTACAAGAGTTATCGGTGGGCTACTCACTTCCAGCCAAATGGTTTAATAACAAATGTAATCTTAGTTTGTCAATAACAGGTCACAACTTGTGGATGATTTATAATAAAGCACCATTTGATCCGGAAGCTACCGCTTCTACTGGTACTTATTATCAAGGTGTTGATTACTTTATGCAACCAAGTTTGAGAAGTTGGGGATTTAATGTAAAAATACAGTTTTAA
- a CDS encoding SusD/RagB family nutrient-binding outer membrane lipoprotein gives MKIYKFITQISIAGCMLVGTPMLQGCMDNSLNDPLGKVSEEELGRDGFAANAFFLTLCDYAYPIATENIYNTNESLIGDCYGRYQVMATDKFKGANFATYNAPENWLNWQFADDNVMVLTYGAWNKIKNVTQGTGVNFAWAQILRIATMHRMLDMYGALPYSQISSDKLSAPYDTMEEAYHAMFTDLTDAINVMTVYVTENPNNRTMAKYDKVYDGDFEKWVKFANSLKLRMAIRIRFADREYARQMAEEAINHSIGVITSNEDNATSLGTKNQLYTVLVQWPDQCVSADITSYMKGYNDPRMSKYFKKKTSDKGDDDYVGMRAGLSYGNDITGPTFSRINVGEMDRTLWMSAAETAFNKAEAAMLGWDVKGETVKDLYESAIRLSFAQWGVSDGIDQYLNDESSTQADYVDPNENKGNESAISSITIKWKDNAGEEEKLERLITQKWIAMWPLGQEAWSEYRRTGYPRFFPLLNGNVTNLPSANRIPFPPSEYIRNAANVNAAVSKLGGADNYQTKVWWQRRDK, from the coding sequence ATGAAAATATATAAATTCATAACGCAGATTTCTATTGCAGGCTGTATGCTTGTTGGAACTCCAATGTTACAAGGATGCATGGATAATAGCTTGAATGATCCGTTGGGAAAAGTTTCGGAAGAAGAACTTGGACGAGATGGATTTGCTGCCAATGCTTTCTTCTTGACTTTATGTGATTATGCATATCCCATAGCTACTGAAAACATTTATAATACCAATGAATCCTTGATTGGTGACTGCTATGGACGTTATCAAGTAATGGCAACAGATAAGTTTAAAGGGGCAAATTTTGCTACATATAACGCACCCGAGAACTGGTTAAACTGGCAGTTTGCAGATGATAATGTAATGGTATTGACGTATGGTGCATGGAATAAAATAAAGAATGTAACCCAAGGAACAGGAGTTAACTTTGCATGGGCACAGATTTTGAGAATTGCGACAATGCATCGTATGCTTGATATGTATGGGGCACTTCCTTATTCCCAAATTTCAAGTGATAAACTTTCGGCTCCTTACGATACAATGGAGGAAGCATATCATGCTATGTTTACTGATCTGACTGATGCAATTAATGTAATGACTGTTTATGTGACCGAAAATCCAAACAACAGAACGATGGCTAAGTATGATAAAGTTTATGACGGTGACTTTGAGAAATGGGTGAAATTTGCAAATTCACTGAAACTACGTATGGCCATTCGTATTCGTTTTGCAGATCGTGAATATGCCAGACAGATGGCGGAGGAAGCTATTAACCACTCTATAGGGGTAATTACTTCCAATGAAGATAACGCAACTTCTTTAGGTACTAAAAATCAATTGTATACGGTATTGGTACAATGGCCCGATCAATGTGTCTCTGCGGATATTACGTCCTATATGAAAGGGTATAACGATCCGCGTATGTCGAAATATTTTAAAAAGAAAACGAGCGATAAAGGAGATGATGATTATGTGGGTATGCGCGCAGGTTTGTCTTATGGTAATGATATTACCGGACCGACTTTCTCTAGAATAAATGTTGGAGAGATGGATCGTACTTTATGGATGAGTGCAGCTGAAACAGCTTTTAATAAAGCTGAAGCGGCAATGTTAGGATGGGATGTAAAAGGAGAAACGGTGAAAGATTTGTATGAATCAGCTATCAGACTTTCTTTTGCACAATGGGGAGTATCGGATGGTATTGACCAATACCTGAATGATGAATCAAGTACTCAGGCTGATTATGTAGATCCTAATGAGAATAAGGGGAATGAAAGTGCTATTAGCTCTATAACTATCAAATGGAAAGATAATGCTGGTGAGGAAGAAAAACTGGAAAGATTAATAACCCAAAAATGGATTGCAATGTGGCCTTTGGGACAAGAAGCATGGAGTGAGTATCGTCGTACTGGGTATCCGCGTTTTTTCCCGTTATTGAATGGGAATGTAACCAATCTTCCTTCAGCTAATCGTATTCCGTTCCCACCATCGGAATATATTCGTAATGCTGCTAATGTAAATGCTGCTGTAAGTAAATTGGGTGGTGCTGATAATTATCAGACTAAGGTTTGGTGGCAGCGTAGGGATAAGTGA
- a CDS encoding glycoside hydrolase family 18 gives MRKIFYFIMLLFGITVANTACDDWTDMEPKFQEDMTQSSLPEEYYAQLRAYKKTDHPVAFGWFGNWTGNGATLEKCLAGLPDSVDFVSIWGNWRNLTEAQTKDLRYVQNVKGTKALMCFIVQNIGDQLTPEEYKDNYLEFWGWNENKEEAIKKYAHAICDSIDKYGYDGFDIDYEPNFGHRGNMSGSDENMLLFIQTLGERIGPKSGTDRLLVIDGEPQSIVSESGPYFNYFIVQAYDSPGDNTGRDNLDSRLNSTIRNFDGHLTAEEVAKKYIVTENFEKWALSGGADFTDRYGNKMKSLEGMARWTPIIDGKKCVKGGVGTYHMEYEYTIDGTEESYPYLRNAIRIMNPPVK, from the coding sequence ATGAGAAAGATATTCTATTTTATAATGTTGTTATTTGGCATAACGGTTGCGAATACAGCGTGTGATGATTGGACAGACATGGAACCAAAATTCCAGGAAGATATGACTCAGTCGTCACTTCCGGAAGAATACTATGCCCAGCTTCGCGCTTATAAGAAAACAGATCATCCGGTTGCTTTCGGATGGTTTGGTAATTGGACCGGAAATGGAGCTACTTTAGAAAAATGTTTAGCCGGACTTCCTGATAGTGTGGATTTTGTTTCTATTTGGGGTAACTGGAGAAATTTGACAGAAGCGCAAACAAAAGATTTGCGTTATGTACAAAATGTAAAAGGGACTAAAGCTTTGATGTGTTTTATTGTTCAAAATATCGGTGACCAATTGACTCCCGAGGAATATAAAGATAATTATCTGGAATTCTGGGGATGGAATGAGAATAAGGAAGAAGCTATAAAGAAATATGCCCATGCAATATGTGATAGTATTGATAAATATGGATATGATGGCTTTGATATTGACTATGAGCCTAATTTTGGTCATCGAGGTAACATGAGTGGAAGTGATGAGAATATGTTGTTGTTCATTCAGACCTTGGGAGAAAGAATCGGACCAAAATCGGGTACAGACAGGCTATTAGTAATTGACGGTGAGCCACAAAGTATTGTATCGGAGTCAGGTCCTTATTTTAATTATTTTATAGTGCAGGCTTATGATTCTCCAGGAGATAATACTGGACGTGACAATTTGGATAGCCGTTTAAACTCTACAATAAGAAACTTCGATGGGCATTTGACTGCAGAAGAAGTTGCTAAGAAATATATTGTAACTGAAAATTTTGAAAAATGGGCTTTGTCTGGTGGTGCTGATTTCACAGATCGATATGGAAATAAAATGAAGTCTTTGGAAGGTATGGCACGTTGGACGCCTATTATTGACGGGAAAAAATGTGTAAAAGGAGGGGTCGGAACTTATCATATGGAGTATGAATATACAATTGATGGTACAGAAGAATCTTATCCTTATTTGCGTAATGCTATCCGCATTATGAATCCACCGGTAAAATAA